One window of Dendrosporobacter quercicolus genomic DNA carries:
- a CDS encoding penicillin-binding protein has translation MPGAPGVVLQRRIAVFISFMFVLILVLGGRIAWIQFVDGDQLSAKVQNQLKERKTLQSPRGAIYDRQGRELAISSLTKSLYADPEHLNKDADTIAALLAPVLDMKAEQIKERLDRGGRFIWLQRMLEPEVAKKLNSLIQEHDIRGLGFLEESKRYYPNDSLAAQVLGFVGTDDVGLDGIELVMDKVIKGDLSEQAVITDNRGLPIFHSIFTFAAPRQGKSIHLTLDSNIQFIVEKALDKAMDTTKAQSAAVIIMDPRNGDILAMTSRPTYNPNYFYRYDAKDWKNRAVSVVYEPGSTFKAIVAAAALQEGLVRPEERFKDSGFIEVSGRRIKNWSDESYGNITFLDVIKNSINTGFVEVGMRLGAAKLTSYARLFGFGQATGIDLPGEEVGILFNPDEMRPSDIATMSIGQSIAVTPLQLITAIAAIANDGVLVKPHIIREIKYTDGSVYSATEVQPVRQAVSPETARTLTMLLEKVVSEGGGKPAAVKGYRIAGKTGTAEKLREDGRGYQAGHYIASFAGFAPVEQPQVAILVIIDDPDGLYYGGQVAAPVASEILGQVLRYLDIIPQGENTAPVARPVEPPPASPPPVNVPPGKVAVPSLTGKSMRQAADELSALGLSIIPVGTGVAVEQSLPANAVVNPGDEITVYFEPR, from the coding sequence ATGCCCGGTGCTCCAGGAGTTGTGCTGCAGCGCAGAATCGCTGTTTTTATATCATTCATGTTCGTATTGATTTTAGTGTTAGGCGGACGAATTGCCTGGATTCAGTTTGTGGATGGCGATCAGTTGTCGGCCAAAGTGCAAAACCAGCTCAAAGAACGTAAAACACTGCAGTCGCCGCGCGGCGCCATATACGACCGTCAAGGGCGTGAACTGGCGATAAGCAGTTTAACCAAGTCTTTGTATGCCGATCCGGAACATTTGAATAAAGATGCTGATACCATTGCCGCTCTGCTGGCCCCGGTGCTTGATATGAAAGCGGAGCAGATCAAGGAGCGGCTTGATCGCGGCGGCAGATTTATCTGGCTGCAGCGCATGCTGGAACCTGAAGTTGCAAAAAAGCTGAACTCGCTTATTCAGGAACATGATATCAGAGGTTTGGGGTTTCTGGAAGAGAGTAAGCGCTATTATCCTAATGATAGTCTGGCGGCTCAGGTATTAGGCTTTGTCGGCACTGATGATGTGGGGCTGGATGGAATAGAACTGGTGATGGATAAGGTTATTAAAGGCGATTTGTCGGAGCAAGCCGTTATTACCGACAACCGCGGACTGCCCATATTTCATTCGATATTTACGTTTGCTGCACCCAGGCAGGGGAAAAGCATTCATCTCACGCTGGACAGTAATATCCAATTTATTGTTGAAAAGGCGTTGGATAAGGCAATGGACACTACCAAGGCGCAAAGCGCCGCGGTAATTATAATGGATCCCCGCAACGGTGATATTCTGGCTATGACCAGCCGGCCTACCTATAATCCTAACTATTTTTATCGCTATGATGCCAAGGATTGGAAAAACCGGGCGGTATCGGTTGTGTACGAACCAGGTTCGACCTTTAAGGCAATCGTAGCCGCGGCGGCGCTCCAGGAGGGGCTGGTCAGGCCTGAGGAAAGATTTAAGGACAGCGGCTTTATTGAGGTATCCGGTCGCCGTATTAAGAATTGGAGTGATGAAAGCTACGGGAATATAACTTTTTTGGATGTAATCAAAAATTCTATTAATACCGGTTTTGTCGAAGTCGGAATGAGGCTGGGGGCAGCCAAGCTGACGAGCTATGCCCGGCTGTTCGGCTTTGGGCAAGCTACCGGCATTGATCTGCCTGGTGAGGAAGTAGGAATACTGTTTAATCCTGATGAGATGCGTCCTTCCGATATTGCGACAATGTCGATTGGGCAAAGCATCGCGGTAACGCCCCTGCAGCTGATTACCGCCATTGCTGCGATTGCCAATGACGGTGTGCTGGTAAAGCCCCACATTATCAGAGAAATAAAATATACTGACGGCTCAGTATACAGCGCTACTGAGGTTCAGCCTGTCCGGCAGGCCGTCAGTCCGGAAACAGCGCGAACTCTGACCATGCTGTTAGAAAAGGTGGTATCCGAAGGCGGCGGCAAGCCGGCTGCTGTTAAAGGTTACCGGATTGCAGGAAAAACAGGCACTGCCGAAAAACTGCGGGAAGATGGCCGGGGTTATCAGGCCGGGCATTATATTGCCTCTTTTGCCGGTTTTGCGCCCGTGGAACAGCCACAGGTCGCAATTTTGGTAATTATTGATGACCCTGACGGTCTGTATTACGGAGGCCAGGTCGCTGCGCCAGTGGCCAGCGAAATTCTGGGACAAGTCCTAAGATATCTCGATATTATCCCGCAAGGAGAAAACACAGCGCCTGTAGCCAGACCGGTTGAGCCGCCGCCGGCCAGTCCGCCGCCGGTCAACGTACCGCCAGGCAAGGTTGCTGTTCCGTCCTTAACCGGAAAAAGCATGCGGCAGGCTGCTGATGAGTTGAGCGCATTGGGCTTGAGCATAATTCCGGTTGGTACCGGCGTGGCAGTGGAACAAAGCTTGCCCGCAAACGCAGTTGTTAATCCCGGCGATGAAATTACAGTATATTTTGAACCGCGCTAG
- a CDS encoding HD domain-containing phosphohydrolase, translating to MREKILEVIDSGSSQGWLMIDHNYTVIYANESICQWLAQEQVDFIGSSLCDVIQQQKKHPISGQLHSPLIETMKVGKELIRRECYLSVQGRNKWFLTNTYLIAGEAGKLEYVLADYVDIDRYKKIEANLDNINLSIIRSFAEAIGARDSYTKEHSEGVAELMLELAQYMRMGQHIVGRVYLAGLVHDIGKIGIPEHILNKPGRLTAEEFAIIQQHSAIGASILANINGFEDIARAVRHHHERFDGSGYPEGLSGLEIPLFSRMLAVCDTFDAMTSARCYRQSYPPGEAFAEIRRCSGSQFDPAISKAFIEMMYYRQADKKLKL from the coding sequence GTGAGAGAGAAAATTCTTGAAGTGATAGACTCGGGTTCGAGCCAGGGGTGGTTGATGATTGATCACAATTATACGGTGATTTACGCCAACGAATCAATTTGTCAATGGCTTGCGCAAGAGCAGGTTGATTTTATTGGGAGTTCATTATGTGATGTCATTCAGCAGCAAAAGAAACATCCTATATCCGGACAATTACACAGTCCTTTAATTGAGACAATGAAGGTTGGCAAAGAACTGATCAGGCGGGAATGTTATTTGTCGGTGCAAGGCCGCAACAAATGGTTTTTGACCAATACCTATCTTATCGCCGGTGAGGCCGGAAAGCTGGAATACGTATTGGCCGATTATGTTGATATTGACAGATACAAAAAAATTGAAGCCAATCTGGATAATATCAACCTGAGTATCATCAGGTCCTTTGCGGAGGCAATCGGCGCCCGCGACTCCTATACAAAGGAACATAGCGAGGGCGTAGCCGAACTTATGCTGGAACTGGCCCAGTATATGCGCATGGGCCAGCATATCGTTGGGCGGGTGTATTTGGCCGGTTTAGTTCATGATATCGGGAAAATTGGCATTCCTGAGCATATTCTGAATAAACCGGGCCGGCTGACGGCGGAGGAATTTGCTATTATTCAGCAGCATTCTGCAATCGGCGCCAGTATCCTGGCCAATATCAACGGTTTTGAGGATATTGCCAGAGCGGTTCGCCATCATCATGAGCGGTTTGACGGCAGTGGCTATCCGGAAGGGTTGAGCGGTCTGGAAATTCCTTTGTTTAGCCGGATGCTGGCGGTGTGCGATACCTTTGATGCCATGACCAGCGCACGATGTTACCGGCAGTCATATCCGCCGGGGGAGGCTTTTGCGGAAATCCGGCGGTGTTCGGGTTCCCAATTTGACCCTGCGATCAGTAAAGCATTTATTGAAATGATGTACTACCGTCAGGCGGATAAAAAGCTTAAGTTATAG
- a CDS encoding Lrp/AsnC family transcriptional regulator: MDAVDIRILKLLQRNARSTISDLSTGVGMSMPAVSERLKKLEASGIIKQYCAILNPQLLNKQLMALMFISLEHPRFHDSFADFVKQETEVQECYSIAGDYDYSLKVITANTLSLEQLLNKIKTLPGIQKTKTIVVLSTITDRPSVTPD, from the coding sequence ATGGATGCTGTTGATATTAGAATATTAAAGCTGCTGCAAAGAAATGCCCGGAGTACAATATCCGACCTGAGCACTGGTGTCGGCATGTCAATGCCGGCCGTCAGCGAACGCTTAAAAAAACTCGAAGCATCGGGAATTATTAAGCAATATTGCGCTATTTTGAATCCGCAGCTCTTAAATAAGCAGCTTATGGCTCTTATGTTCATCAGTTTGGAACATCCGCGTTTTCATGATTCGTTCGCCGATTTTGTTAAACAGGAGACGGAGGTTCAGGAATGTTATTCCATTGCCGGTGATTATGACTACTCCCTGAAAGTTATCACGGCAAATACGCTTTCGCTCGAACAGTTGCTAAACAAGATTAAAACCTTGCCGGGCATTCAAAAAACAAAAACAATTGTAGTATTATCGACCATTACTGACCGCCCGTCGGTTACACCTGATTGA
- a CDS encoding 3'-5' exonuclease — protein MRESFTAIDFETANHQSNSACQLGVAVVSDGKIVARKSWLIKPPSKVFTFSDLHGITYRMVKDQPVFADIWTEVKPYVEYQILAAHNAEFDITVLTETLDYYQLPVPELYVIDSVETARKAWPKLRNHKLSTVAAYLNIPLNHHDAASDANACAEIILRAGPANVEIYRVAAKAGPKAIDLFSGEY, from the coding sequence GTGCGTGAAAGTTTTACCGCAATTGATTTTGAAACAGCCAACCATCAAAGCAATAGCGCCTGCCAGTTAGGGGTGGCTGTGGTAAGCGACGGCAAAATTGTTGCCAGAAAATCCTGGTTGATCAAACCTCCGTCGAAAGTTTTTACCTTTTCGGACTTGCATGGGATTACTTACCGCATGGTTAAGGATCAGCCTGTTTTCGCTGATATTTGGACGGAAGTCAAACCTTATGTTGAGTATCAGATTTTGGCGGCGCATAATGCGGAATTCGATATCACCGTGTTAACGGAAACGCTTGACTATTATCAATTGCCAGTTCCCGAGCTTTACGTCATTGATTCAGTGGAAACCGCGCGAAAAGCCTGGCCAAAGCTAAGAAATCACAAGCTTTCAACCGTTGCCGCTTACCTGAACATTCCCCTGAATCATCATGACGCAGCTAGCGACGCCAATGCCTGCGCTGAAATTATTCTGCGGGCCGGCCCGGCAAACGTCGAAATTTATCGTGTGGCCGCTAAAGCCGGGCCTAAAGCTATAGATCTTTTTAGCGGCGAATATTAA
- a CDS encoding amino acid ABC transporter ATP-binding protein: MLTVQNLYKQFGSLVAVRQFSLTVGKGETVVLMGPSGCGKSTAIRVINRLIEPDEGSVLLNGVNVIGLNADELRDVRKRIGFVFQHFNLIGRLTALENVMLGMVMSGMQQDTARDKAVEALTKVGLESHLQHKPGELSGGQQQRVGIARALAYEPELMLWDEPTASLDPILVREVLVVMEDLARNRASGMIVVTHELPFALRVADRIVLMDQGSIVEEGEPSRVFVRPVSEIGGKYKELIEYQMNTSAQSLYGND, encoded by the coding sequence ATGCTTACTGTACAAAATCTCTATAAACAATTTGGCAGTTTGGTCGCTGTCCGGCAATTCAGTCTTACGGTCGGCAAAGGGGAAACAGTCGTGCTGATGGGACCGTCAGGCTGCGGTAAGTCGACAGCTATCCGCGTCATCAACCGCCTGATTGAGCCTGACGAAGGCTCTGTCCTGCTTAACGGCGTCAATGTGATTGGGCTGAATGCGGATGAGCTGCGCGATGTCCGCAAACGCATTGGCTTTGTTTTTCAGCACTTTAACCTGATTGGCCGTTTAACTGCTTTGGAAAATGTTATGCTGGGCATGGTGATGAGCGGAATGCAGCAGGACACCGCCCGGGATAAGGCGGTTGAAGCGCTGACCAAGGTTGGCTTGGAGAGTCATTTGCAGCATAAGCCGGGGGAGTTGTCCGGCGGTCAGCAGCAGCGGGTCGGCATTGCCAGGGCTTTGGCCTATGAGCCCGAGCTTATGCTGTGGGATGAGCCTACGGCCTCTCTTGATCCCATTTTGGTGCGGGAAGTGCTGGTCGTCATGGAGGACTTGGCCCGCAACCGGGCCAGCGGCATGATTGTGGTAACTCATGAGCTGCCGTTTGCGCTGCGGGTAGCTGACCGGATCGTGCTAATGGATCAAGGCAGTATTGTGGAGGAAGGCGAACCTTCGCGGGTGTTTGTCCGGCCGGTTTCGGAAATTGGCGGAAAATATAAGGAACTGATTGAATACCAGATGAATACCAGTGCGCAAAGCCTGTACGGCAATGACTAG